From Pedobacter indicus, a single genomic window includes:
- a CDS encoding DUF4920 domain-containing protein, producing MMKKITLLGAALLITTCIFAQKDIPSAQPGVEYGEGVNASKHLTVTKLEKKLNKDSVYTGSVTGDIVEVCTKKGCFMKLTDDKTGELITVRFKDYGFFMPQDIVGKTVAVEGDAKVTEHSVKQLQHWAEDAGKSSEEIAAIQEPKRTIEIIATGVKVLK from the coding sequence ATGATGAAAAAAATAACATTACTAGGAGCTGCTTTGCTGATTACAACATGCATCTTCGCACAAAAAGATATCCCCTCTGCGCAGCCAGGTGTAGAATATGGAGAAGGGGTTAATGCTAGTAAGCATCTAACTGTCACTAAATTGGAGAAAAAACTTAACAAAGACTCTGTTTACACCGGCTCAGTGACTGGCGACATAGTTGAAGTATGTACAAAGAAGGGGTGCTTTATGAAATTGACTGACGATAAAACGGGTGAGCTCATTACTGTCCGCTTTAAAGACTATGGTTTCTTTATGCCTCAAGACATCGTAGGCAAAACTGTTGCCGTTGAGGGAGATGCAAAGGTGACCGAGCACTCCGTTAAGCAATTACAACATTGGGCCGAAGATGCAGGCAAGAGCAGTGAAGAAATTGCTGCTATTCAGGAACCGAAGAGAACTATTGAGATCATCGCTACCGGTGTCAAAGTATTAAAGTAG
- a CDS encoding GDSL-type esterase/lipase family protein, with translation MRLISTFKFLVLALVVFAAACSPKVQRAQSKFNIVQNIPENIEKWEKDIVVFEEADKIQRPANGSIVFVGSSSIVGWKSLSEDFPDKETVNRGFGGSQTDEVHYYAYRILYPYKPKQVVIYVGDNDLSAGKSTGKVFNDLTDFFEDIRHQLPKTKITFLAIKPSPSRWSLIDSIKKTNTLVEDYLNTMENASYVDILEPMLMENGRPNPAYYLADSLHMTPAGYDVWVEKLRPHLE, from the coding sequence ATGAGATTAATATCTACTTTTAAGTTTCTGGTACTTGCGTTGGTTGTTTTTGCAGCAGCTTGTAGTCCCAAAGTCCAACGTGCGCAATCCAAGTTTAACATTGTACAGAATATCCCTGAGAATATCGAAAAATGGGAAAAGGATATCGTTGTATTTGAAGAAGCCGATAAGATCCAGAGACCCGCGAACGGATCAATCGTCTTCGTGGGGAGTTCATCTATTGTCGGATGGAAAAGTCTGAGCGAAGATTTCCCAGACAAAGAGACAGTTAATCGTGGCTTCGGAGGGTCACAAACAGATGAAGTTCACTATTATGCCTATCGCATTTTATATCCTTATAAACCGAAGCAAGTTGTAATATATGTTGGGGATAATGACCTTTCGGCAGGGAAATCAACTGGTAAAGTATTTAATGATTTAACAGATTTTTTTGAAGACATACGCCATCAATTACCAAAGACGAAGATTACTTTTTTGGCTATAAAGCCAAGCCCAAGTCGTTGGAGCCTAATTGACAGTATTAAGAAAACAAATACTTTAGTCGAAGATTACCTTAATACAATGGAGAATGCCAGCTACGTTGATATTCTCGAACCAATGTTAATGGAGAATGGACGGCCAAACCCAGCATATTATTTAGCAGATAGCCTTCATATGACACCCGCCGGCTATGATGTATGGGTTGAAAAACTAAGGCCTCATTTGGAATAA